Proteins from a genomic interval of Flammeovirgaceae bacterium SG7u.111:
- the pdxA gene encoding 4-hydroxythreonine-4-phosphate dehydrogenase PdxA gives MEKQAGKKPKIGITMGDFNGVGPELIVKLMSGNKITSFCTPIIYGSGKVLTKYKRLLEIEPFNYHQYNKNSYINDRKANVINCWSETLEIEPGKVTELAGNSALAALQKSSEDLKSGFIDAVVTCPINKDNIQSEDFAFPGHTEYYTQTFEAEETLMLMCSDELKVGVVTGHIPLKEVTSQITKELISTKLKILLKTLKKDFGIQKPRVAVLGLNPHAGENGLLGKEDQEVIAPVINDFKNRGNLVFGPFPADGFFGSFSFKKYDAVLAMYHDQGLIPFKALTFDKGINYTAGLPIVRTSPGHGTAYSIAGKGLASEVSLREAIYFAVDIVKSRQEMVESQIRVKVDTKGKKVDA, from the coding sequence ATGGAGAAGCAGGCAGGCAAAAAGCCTAAAATTGGCATAACGATGGGCGATTTTAACGGAGTAGGCCCTGAGTTGATAGTTAAACTGATGAGCGGCAATAAAATCACTTCTTTCTGTACCCCCATTATTTACGGTTCGGGAAAAGTTCTTACCAAATACAAAAGGTTGTTGGAAATAGAGCCTTTTAACTACCACCAATACAACAAAAATAGCTACATAAACGACCGAAAGGCAAATGTTATAAACTGCTGGAGCGAGACGTTGGAAATAGAACCGGGTAAGGTGACGGAGTTAGCAGGGAATTCTGCGTTGGCAGCTCTCCAAAAATCTTCTGAAGATTTGAAGTCTGGTTTTATTGATGCTGTGGTAACATGTCCTATCAACAAAGACAATATCCAAAGTGAGGATTTTGCATTCCCAGGCCATACGGAGTATTATACCCAAACATTTGAGGCAGAAGAAACGCTGATGCTCATGTGCTCCGACGAGTTGAAAGTTGGGGTAGTGACAGGTCATATTCCTTTGAAAGAAGTTACCTCACAGATTACAAAGGAGTTGATTTCTACTAAATTGAAAATCTTACTCAAGACACTCAAGAAAGATTTTGGCATTCAGAAACCCCGTGTAGCTGTTTTGGGACTGAACCCTCATGCAGGTGAAAATGGTTTGCTAGGCAAAGAAGATCAAGAGGTGATTGCGCCAGTGATAAACGATTTTAAGAACAGGGGAAACTTGGTGTTTGGTCCATTTCCAGCAGATGGTTTTTTTGGGAGCTTTTCTTTCAAAAAGTACGATGCAGTTTTGGCGATGTACCACGATCAAGGCCTTATTCCTTTTAAGGCACTTACTTTTGACAAAGGAATAAATTATACAGCAGGGTTGCCAATTGTTCGGACTTCACCAGGACATGGTACGGCGTATAGCATAGCTGGCAAAGGGTTAGCTAGCGAAGTTTCCTTGCGGGAGGCGATTTATTTTGCCGTAGACATTGTAAAAAGTAGACAAGAAATGGTAGAGAGCCAGATTAGGGTCAAAGTAGACACGAAAGGAAAAAAAGTAGATGCTTAG
- a CDS encoding NAD(P)(+) transhydrogenase (Re/Si-specific) subunit beta — translation MSDFYDILTEYAYLFSIVLFIAGLKKLSHPESAKKGNLIAAAGMGLGIVVSLITPIEGASNNYLWIVGGMLVGGAVGYIAAKRVKITKMPEMVSLFNGLGGACAMLISFVEINNMDTLASGQGAISLFALFIGSISFTGSLVAYGKLDGFLRDSLVLPAPQIINGVLLLGTIAFGIYLAMLPEVSLGLLIAFLGISLLYGFTFVTPIGGGDMPVVISLLNSFTGLGAAGAGLIYGNQVMLVGGILVGASGTILTVLMCKAMNRSLVSVVIGGFGSSGAAAAGGRDEVVKEARHADLAIQLKYAQKVMIVPGYGLAVAQAQHTCHELETMLEEEGVQVKFAIHPVAGRMPGHMNVLLAEADVSYTKLLELEEANKEMPTVDMVLVIGANDVVNPAAKEDPASPIYGMPILDVELAKNVTVLKRSMSAGYAGIQNQLFFGDKTKMLFGDAKASLQKLIEEVGNA, via the coding sequence ATGTCTGATTTTTACGATATACTCACAGAATACGCATACCTTTTTAGTATTGTATTGTTTATAGCAGGTCTAAAAAAATTGAGCCACCCAGAGTCTGCCAAGAAAGGAAACTTGATTGCGGCGGCAGGAATGGGGCTTGGTATTGTGGTTTCACTTATCACTCCTATAGAAGGAGCATCTAATAATTACTTGTGGATAGTTGGCGGTATGCTTGTAGGTGGGGCTGTTGGCTACATTGCCGCAAAAAGAGTTAAGATTACAAAAATGCCTGAAATGGTATCCCTCTTCAATGGATTGGGTGGAGCCTGCGCCATGTTGATTTCCTTTGTAGAGATTAACAATATGGATACCTTGGCTTCAGGTCAAGGTGCAATTTCTTTGTTTGCCCTTTTCATAGGTAGTATTTCATTTACTGGTAGTTTGGTTGCTTATGGCAAGCTGGACGGCTTCTTGAGAGATTCGTTGGTATTGCCAGCCCCTCAGATCATCAACGGTGTTTTGCTGTTGGGAACTATTGCTTTTGGTATTTACCTAGCGATGTTGCCTGAGGTTAGCTTAGGTCTTTTAATAGCTTTCTTGGGTATTTCATTGCTTTATGGTTTTACTTTTGTAACGCCAATTGGTGGTGGCGATATGCCCGTTGTGATTTCATTATTGAACTCGTTCACAGGTTTGGGTGCAGCGGGAGCTGGTCTGATTTACGGCAACCAAGTGATGTTGGTAGGTGGTATTTTGGTTGGAGCTTCGGGTACAATCCTAACCGTTTTGATGTGTAAAGCAATGAACCGCTCGCTAGTGAGTGTAGTAATTGGCGGATTTGGCTCGTCGGGAGCAGCAGCAGCAGGTGGTAGAGACGAAGTGGTGAAAGAAGCGAGACATGCCGATTTGGCTATCCAGCTGAAATATGCCCAAAAGGTAATGATCGTCCCTGGTTATGGTTTGGCTGTTGCCCAAGCGCAGCATACGTGCCATGAGCTTGAAACTATGCTAGAAGAAGAAGGTGTTCAAGTGAAATTTGCCATCCACCCAGTAGCAGGTAGGATGCCAGGTCATATGAACGTGCTCTTGGCGGAAGCAGATGTGAGCTATACCAAGTTGCTTGAGCTTGAAGAAGCGAACAAAGAAATGCCTACGGTAGATATGGTATTGGTAATTGGGGCGAACGACGTAGTAAACCCTGCGGCAAAAGAAGATCCTGCCAGCCCGATTTACGGCATGCCTATTTTGGATGTAGAGTTGGCTAAAAACGTCACCGTATTGAAAAGAAGTATGAGTGCAGGTTATGCAGGTATTCAGAACCAACTTTTCTTTGGAGATAAAACAAAAATGCTCTTTGGAGATGCAAAAGCGTCGTTGCAGAAGTTGATTGAAGAAGTTGGCAATGCTTAG
- the rsmA gene encoding 16S rRNA (adenine(1518)-N(6)/adenine(1519)-N(6))-dimethyltransferase RsmA, producing the protein MKYVKAKKHLGQHFLNDDSVAQNIVESLTYHKGYKKLLEIGPGTGVLTKFLLEKKDIELTLSEIDMESIAYLKTNYQVPDSIFIGDFLKINLEETFDQPVGIIGNFPYNISSQIFFKVLENRDKVPELVGMIQKEVADRIASKPGKKTNGILSILLQAYYDIQVEFNVPPHLFIPPPKVQSAVISLKRNDRQALDCDEKLFKKVVKQGFNNRRKTLRNSLKSLGFPIDETTPFMDLRAEQLSVEDFEILTQHFEKKLG; encoded by the coding sequence ATGAAATACGTAAAGGCAAAAAAACATTTAGGGCAACATTTTTTGAATGATGATTCCGTAGCTCAAAATATAGTGGAATCCCTCACCTACCACAAGGGCTATAAAAAGCTACTGGAAATAGGGCCAGGCACCGGCGTGCTTACCAAATTTTTGCTAGAGAAAAAAGACATTGAACTGACCTTAAGCGAAATAGACATGGAGTCTATCGCTTATCTCAAAACAAATTACCAAGTACCCGATTCTATTTTTATTGGAGATTTTTTGAAGATCAACCTCGAAGAAACTTTTGACCAGCCTGTAGGAATAATTGGTAATTTCCCTTACAACATTTCTTCTCAAATTTTCTTTAAGGTTTTGGAAAACAGAGATAAAGTCCCTGAGCTAGTTGGGATGATACAGAAAGAAGTTGCCGACCGCATAGCCTCTAAACCCGGCAAGAAAACCAATGGAATCCTAAGTATCCTTTTGCAGGCATACTATGATATACAAGTAGAGTTCAACGTCCCCCCGCACCTTTTCATCCCACCTCCTAAGGTACAATCTGCGGTCATTTCCCTCAAACGAAACGACAGGCAAGCCTTAGATTGTGACGAAAAATTATTTAAGAAAGTAGTAAAGCAAGGCTTCAACAACCGAAGAAAAACGCTACGAAACTCCTTAAAATCACTTGGCTTCCCCATAGATGAAACCACTCCTTTTATGGACTTGCGGGCTGAGCAGCTCTCCGTGGAAGACTTTGAAATTCTTACCCAGCATTTCGAAAAGAAGCTAGGTTAA
- the scpB gene encoding SMC-Scp complex subunit ScpB, which translates to MDYLQKHLEALIFCSPQPVKAVEMQNCMSEMFDTEVPIEDIEKSVELLGQKYASEEFAMEIVKAGDGFQFMTKPAYQASIGVLLKQKSKRKLSLSSLETLSIVAYKQPVTKSQLEQIRGVNCDYAIKKLLEKGLLEIRGKSDGVGRPMLYGTSPKFLEYFGINNVNELPVPKDFEEDDNEIGKTEE; encoded by the coding sequence TTGGATTATCTTCAAAAACACTTAGAAGCACTTATTTTCTGTTCTCCACAGCCAGTAAAAGCGGTAGAGATGCAAAATTGCATGTCTGAAATGTTTGATACGGAAGTGCCTATAGAAGATATAGAAAAGTCGGTGGAGCTACTAGGACAGAAGTATGCTTCCGAAGAATTTGCCATGGAAATTGTGAAGGCAGGCGATGGGTTTCAGTTCATGACCAAGCCTGCTTACCAAGCAAGTATCGGTGTTTTGCTCAAGCAAAAATCGAAAAGGAAACTGTCGTTGTCTTCCCTAGAAACGCTTTCTATCGTTGCCTACAAACAACCTGTAACCAAATCTCAATTGGAACAAATACGGGGCGTGAACTGCGATTATGCCATTAAAAAACTGTTGGAAAAAGGCTTGCTCGAAATTAGGGGCAAATCCGATGGGGTAGGGCGTCCTATGCTCTATGGCACATCACCTAAGTTTTTGGAGTATTTTGGAATCAACAATGTAAATGAACTTCCTGTGCCCAAAGATTTTGAAGAAGACGATAATGAAATAGGCAAAACCGAAGAATGA
- a CDS encoding cystathionine beta-synthase yields the protein MNYYNSIIEAIGNTPMVKINKLAKEVKGTILVKVEYFNPGNSMKDRMALKMIEDAEKRGDLKPGGTIIEGTSGNTGMGLALAAIAKGYKCIFTMADKQSQEKINILRAVGAEVIVCPTNVSSDDPRSYYSVAQKLNRDIPNSFYPNQYDNLSNTVAHYESTGPEIWEQTEGKITHYVAGVGTGGSMCGVSKYLKEQNPKVISVGIDSYGSVFKKYKETGEFDETEIYPYLTEGIGEDILPKNVNFDLIDTFVKVTDKDAAIMTRKLAREEGLFVGWSCGSAMFGALEYAKEHLKEDDVMVVILPDHGTRYLNKIYNDDWMKNHGFIEEREFETAKDIISRRNGERLVTISETSTVGDAIKKMHISGISQVPVSDSAMQTIVGSLTDSKILALLLENPELRNQQVKEIMDTPFTFVALDNTVDTLSSLINKENPALLVRDNSNKIHIITQHDLLMAMSN from the coding sequence ATGAACTACTATAACTCCATCATAGAAGCCATAGGCAACACCCCAATGGTCAAAATCAACAAATTAGCGAAAGAGGTAAAGGGAACAATCTTGGTAAAAGTTGAATATTTTAACCCTGGCAACTCTATGAAAGACCGAATGGCGCTCAAAATGATAGAAGATGCCGAAAAAAGAGGCGACTTAAAACCGGGAGGAACCATCATAGAAGGTACATCGGGAAATACAGGAATGGGGCTAGCCCTTGCCGCTATAGCCAAGGGCTACAAATGCATATTCACAATGGCGGATAAGCAATCTCAAGAAAAAATAAACATCCTGAGGGCTGTGGGAGCAGAGGTAATTGTTTGCCCCACCAATGTTTCATCAGACGACCCTCGCTCCTATTATTCCGTCGCCCAAAAGCTCAATAGAGATATCCCAAATTCCTTCTACCCCAACCAATACGATAACCTTTCCAACACGGTAGCGCATTACGAAAGCACCGGTCCCGAAATATGGGAACAGACCGAGGGGAAAATCACACACTACGTCGCAGGTGTAGGCACTGGAGGCTCCATGTGCGGCGTCTCGAAGTATTTGAAAGAACAAAACCCTAAGGTGATTTCAGTGGGGATAGACTCGTATGGCTCTGTTTTCAAAAAATACAAAGAGACAGGTGAGTTTGATGAAACTGAAATTTACCCTTACCTCACCGAGGGAATAGGTGAAGACATTTTGCCAAAAAATGTAAATTTTGATTTGATAGACACCTTCGTGAAAGTAACCGATAAAGATGCAGCCATTATGACCCGCAAACTTGCCCGAGAAGAAGGGCTTTTTGTGGGTTGGTCGTGCGGATCTGCTATGTTTGGAGCGTTGGAATACGCCAAAGAGCATTTGAAGGAAGACGATGTAATGGTCGTAATTTTACCCGATCACGGCACTCGATACCTCAATAAAATCTACAACGATGACTGGATGAAGAACCATGGATTCATAGAAGAAAGAGAGTTTGAAACGGCAAAGGACATTATTAGCAGAAGAAACGGCGAACGCTTGGTGACCATCTCAGAAACTTCGACAGTTGGTGATGCAATAAAGAAAATGCACATCTCAGGTATTTCCCAAGTACCCGTAAGCGATAGCGCAATGCAGACAATTGTCGGCAGCCTTACCGATTCCAAAATCCTCGCTTTGCTACTTGAAAACCCTGAACTTAGGAACCAACAAGTGAAGGAAATTATGGATACTCCTTTTACCTTTGTAGCCCTAGACAACACGGTAGATACACTTTCTTCTTTGATCAACAAGGAAAATCCGGCATTACTAGTTAGGGATAATTCGAACAAAATCCATATCATTACACAGCATGACTTACTCATGGCAATGAGTAATTAA
- a CDS encoding TraR/DksA C4-type zinc finger protein — protein MAAEQQRYSREELKEFEELLMAKIAKAKSELQHLKESITHSDTGSDSNHSSTKTLEDGADALEKEQLNQLAARTMKFMKQNEDALIRIKNGTYGICIDTGKLIRKERLRAVPHTQHSIDAKLNRNK, from the coding sequence ATGGCGGCAGAGCAGCAAAGGTATTCCAGAGAGGAATTAAAGGAATTTGAAGAGCTATTAATGGCGAAGATTGCAAAAGCAAAGAGCGAATTACAGCATTTGAAAGAGTCTATAACTCATTCGGATACGGGTTCGGACTCAAACCACTCAAGCACGAAGACACTCGAAGATGGTGCAGATGCTTTGGAAAAAGAGCAGCTTAACCAACTTGCGGCAAGAACAATGAAGTTCATGAAGCAAAACGAGGATGCCTTGATTAGGATCAAGAACGGTACTTATGGTATTTGTATAGATACCGGAAAGCTTATTAGAAAAGAAAGATTGAGAGCTGTGCCTCATACTCAACACTCTATTGACGCTAAACTGAACAGGAATAAGTAA
- the rocD gene encoding ornithine--oxo-acid transaminase, translating into MIETKTSSEALIEMESKYGAHNYHPLPVVLSKGKGVKVWDVEGKEYFDFLSAYSAVNQGHCHPTILKALADQAAELTLTSRAFHNDILGPYEKYITEFFGYDKVLPMNTGVEGGETAIKLCRKWAYKVKGVEKEKAVILFANGNFWGRTLAAVSSSTDPESYEDYGPYMPGFELIPYNSLEALEKALENPNVAGFMVEPIQGEAGVVVPDDGYLKKAYELCKSKNVLFIADEVQTGIGRTGKMLACDYEDVKPDILILGKALSGGVLPVSAILANDEVMMTILPGQHGSTYGGNPLACKVAMSALEVLKDENMTENAYKLGMVFRERMQQLVDTSDFVKLVRGRGLLNAIVIDDEETSSTAWDICVKLKENGLLAKPTHGNIIRFAPPLVITEAELHECCDIIEKTILNFSK; encoded by the coding sequence ATGATCGAAACTAAAACTAGTTCAGAAGCACTCATTGAGATGGAGAGCAAGTATGGGGCACATAACTACCACCCGCTACCAGTAGTTCTTTCTAAAGGAAAAGGGGTGAAAGTATGGGATGTGGAGGGGAAGGAATATTTCGATTTCTTGTCAGCCTATTCTGCTGTAAACCAAGGGCATTGCCACCCAACTATACTTAAAGCACTTGCCGACCAAGCTGCTGAGCTTACGCTTACCTCTAGGGCTTTCCACAACGACATTCTGGGACCATACGAAAAATATATCACTGAGTTTTTTGGATACGACAAGGTACTTCCCATGAACACGGGCGTAGAAGGTGGGGAAACTGCCATCAAACTTTGCCGCAAATGGGCTTACAAAGTAAAAGGTGTTGAGAAAGAGAAGGCGGTTATCCTATTTGCCAATGGAAACTTTTGGGGCAGGACGCTAGCCGCAGTTTCTTCTTCTACCGACCCTGAAAGCTATGAAGATTATGGACCATACATGCCCGGCTTCGAGCTAATTCCTTACAACAGCTTAGAAGCGTTGGAAAAAGCTTTAGAAAATCCAAATGTTGCCGGCTTCATGGTAGAGCCCATTCAAGGCGAAGCTGGCGTTGTAGTTCCAGATGATGGTTACCTCAAAAAGGCATACGAGTTATGCAAAAGCAAAAATGTGCTTTTCATTGCCGACGAAGTGCAAACAGGAATTGGAAGAACAGGAAAAATGCTTGCTTGCGACTATGAAGATGTAAAGCCTGATATTTTGATTTTGGGCAAAGCCCTTTCTGGTGGTGTGCTACCTGTTTCGGCTATCTTGGCAAACGATGAGGTCATGATGACCATTTTGCCAGGGCAACACGGGTCTACTTATGGTGGAAATCCACTTGCTTGCAAAGTAGCCATGTCAGCCTTAGAAGTGCTTAAGGATGAAAACATGACTGAAAATGCTTACAAGCTAGGAATGGTCTTTAGGGAAAGGATGCAACAGTTGGTTGATACATCTGATTTTGTGAAGCTTGTACGAGGAAGAGGCTTGCTCAATGCAATAGTGATTGACGATGAAGAAACCAGCAGCACTGCTTGGGACATTTGCGTAAAACTCAAAGAAAATGGCTTATTAGCCAAGCCAACTCACGGAAACATCATCCGCTTTGCCCCACCTTTGGTTATTACCGAAGCCGAGTTACACGAGTGTTGCGATATTATTGAAAAAACAATTTTGAACTTCTCAAAATAA
- a CDS encoding NAD(P) transhydrogenase subunit alpha produces the protein MMEFFQQNLLMIYILIFAIYLGMEVISKVPTVLHTPLMSGANAISGVVIIGAIILIRKSEPDAYFQLVLGFLGIALAMVNVVGGFAVTDRMLDMFKKKKK, from the coding sequence ATGATGGAATTTTTTCAGCAAAACCTTTTGATGATTTACATCTTGATTTTTGCAATTTACTTGGGAATGGAAGTGATTTCCAAAGTGCCGACTGTATTGCATACGCCACTAATGTCCGGTGCCAACGCAATTAGCGGTGTAGTGATTATCGGAGCTATTATATTGATTAGAAAATCAGAACCTGATGCCTATTTCCAACTTGTTTTGGGCTTTTTAGGAATTGCCTTGGCCATGGTAAACGTAGTTGGTGGCTTTGCTGTAACTGACAGGATGCTTGATATGTTCAAGAAAAAGAAAAAGTAA
- a CDS encoding amidohydrolase has product MRQLFIKTVCLSILLGIFQSTSAQSKKVQKDKNALLAAVEKDQEKYAEMALKIWGYAEMGYQEKKSAALLSNTLEEAGFTIEKGIAGIPTAFVASWGSGEPVIGILGEYDALPGVAQDSVPVPTPIEGQAAGHACGHHLFGSASAAASITIKNWLESTGTSGTIRFYGTPAEEGGAGKVYMVREGLFDDVDAVLHWHPSSGNGASPSSSLANKSAKFRFYGAAAHAAASPERGRSALDAVEAMNMMVNMMREHVDEKSRIHYVITRGGEAPNVVPAFAEVYYYVRHPQIQEVKDMWERVVKAAEGAALGTETEMDYEIIHGVYNLLPNTVLAKKMYDNLVSVGGVHYNDAEIAFAEKIAESFGSKKVPLENAAKIMGFEPRKGGGGSTDVGDISWVVPTAGLGTATWVPGTSAHSWQAVAAGGMSIGKKGMIVAAKTLTLTAYDLFNNPEVLEEAKKELNEKTGEGFKYEALLGDMKPPLDYRN; this is encoded by the coding sequence ATGAGACAACTTTTTATTAAAACAGTATGCCTAAGTATTTTACTAGGCATTTTTCAATCGACTAGTGCACAGAGTAAAAAAGTGCAGAAGGACAAAAATGCTTTGCTCGCAGCGGTTGAGAAAGATCAGGAAAAATATGCTGAGATGGCGCTTAAAATTTGGGGCTATGCCGAAATGGGCTATCAGGAAAAGAAAAGTGCTGCATTATTGAGCAACACGTTAGAAGAAGCCGGTTTTACCATTGAGAAAGGCATTGCAGGAATCCCTACAGCTTTTGTAGCCTCTTGGGGAAGCGGAGAGCCCGTAATCGGCATTTTAGGGGAATACGATGCCCTTCCAGGTGTAGCTCAAGATTCTGTACCAGTACCAACCCCCATAGAAGGACAAGCAGCAGGTCATGCTTGCGGCCATCATTTATTTGGCTCCGCTTCTGCCGCTGCTAGTATTACCATCAAAAACTGGTTAGAAAGCACTGGCACTTCCGGCACAATTCGCTTTTATGGTACGCCTGCCGAAGAAGGCGGAGCTGGCAAGGTATATATGGTTCGAGAAGGGCTGTTTGACGATGTAGACGCTGTTTTACATTGGCATCCCTCTTCTGGAAATGGAGCAAGCCCGAGTTCATCATTAGCTAATAAATCTGCTAAGTTCAGATTTTATGGAGCGGCCGCCCATGCCGCCGCCTCACCAGAAAGAGGTCGCTCGGCCTTAGATGCTGTAGAGGCTATGAATATGATGGTGAACATGATGCGAGAACACGTTGATGAAAAATCAAGGATCCATTATGTAATTACACGCGGAGGCGAAGCTCCAAACGTAGTTCCAGCCTTTGCCGAGGTATATTATTATGTAAGGCACCCGCAGATCCAAGAAGTGAAAGACATGTGGGAAAGAGTGGTAAAAGCTGCTGAAGGAGCTGCTTTGGGGACAGAAACTGAAATGGACTACGAAATAATTCACGGAGTATATAACCTCTTGCCAAATACAGTTTTAGCTAAGAAGATGTACGATAACTTAGTGAGCGTAGGCGGCGTTCATTACAACGATGCCGAAATTGCTTTTGCTGAAAAGATAGCCGAATCGTTTGGTAGCAAAAAAGTACCATTGGAAAATGCTGCTAAAATCATGGGATTTGAGCCAAGAAAAGGCGGAGGAGGCTCTACAGATGTTGGAGATATCAGTTGGGTTGTCCCTACAGCTGGTTTAGGCACTGCTACTTGGGTGCCAGGAACTTCCGCGCATAGCTGGCAGGCAGTTGCAGCTGGAGGAATGTCGATAGGAAAAAAAGGGATGATCGTAGCCGCAAAAACCTTAACATTAACAGCTTATGACCTTTTCAATAACCCTGAAGTACTTGAGGAGGCAAAAAAAGAATTGAACGAAAAAACAGGTGAAGGCTTTAAATATGAGGCTCTACTAGGTGACATGAAACCACCCTTGGACTATAGGAACTAA